From Glycine max cultivar Williams 82 chromosome 11, Glycine_max_v4.0, whole genome shotgun sequence, the proteins below share one genomic window:
- the LOC121173094 gene encoding ras-related protein RABC1 codes for MDASSSSSSTQPEFDYLFKLLLIGDSGVGKSTLLLSFTSDTFEDLSPTIGVDFKVKYVTMGGKKLKLAIWDTAGQERFRTLTSSYYRGAQGIIMVYDVTRRETFTNLSDIWAKEIDLYSTNQDCIKMLVGNKVDKESERVVSKKEGIDFAREYGCLYTECSAKTRVNVAQCFDELVMKILETPSLLAEGSSGVKKNIFKQKPPQSDASSSGCCSW; via the exons ATggatgcttcttcttcctcgtcGTCGACTCAACCCGAATTCGATTACTTGTTCAAGCTTCTCTTGATTGGGGATTCTGGCGTTGGCAAAAGCACCCTGCTTTTGAGTTTTACCTCTGATACTTTCGAGGATCTTTCTCCCACCATCG GTGTAgatttcaaagttaaatatgttaCAATGGGAGGGAAAAAGTTGAAACTTGCTATTTGGGACACTG CCGGACAGGAAAGGTTTAGAACACTTACTAGTTCATATTACAGAGGAGCTCAAGGAATAATTATGG TATATGATGTAACGCGGCGGGAAACCTTTACAAATCTATCTGATATATGGGCTAAAGAAATTGACTTATACTCAACAAATCAAGACTGCATCAAGATGCTTGTAGGAAACAAAGTTGATAAG GAAAGTGAAAGGGTTGTCagcaaaaaggaaggaatagACTTTGCTAGGGAATATGGATGTCTGTATACTGAATGCAGTGCAAAAACCAGAGTCAATGTTGCACAGTGTTTTGATGAGCTTGTGATGAAG ATTTTGGAGACACCAAGCCTCTTGGCTGAGGGCTCGTCCGGTGTGAAAAAAAACATCTTCAAGCAGAAACCCCCACAGTCTGATGCATCAAGTAGTGGCTGCTGCTCATGGTGA